Part of the Mycoplasma mycoides subsp. mycoides SC str. PG1 genome is shown below.
AACTTGATTTAGTTTATTTTCAATTTCTAACACTTGTTCAAGTTGCTGTTCTTTTCCTACGTTTCCCAGTTTAAGCATAAAACAAGAAAACATACTTATGTAAATTTTTGATCTCATAAGTTATGTTTTTTATAATGTAATGTCTAAGTGACTTTTTCTTTTGTTAAAAGCTCTAATAATATTTGATAAGTTTGCCAACTTTCTTGTAACTCATCATTATACACTTGTATAGTTTCGATTTTTTGTTTATTTACAAATACTTCAATTTCTTTAACTTCTTTGATAACATTAATCACTTTATGCTCAGTGATTTTGCTTTTTCCAGTCAGCCCTAATTTTGAATTTAGAATGTAGATGATGTAGTTTAAAAACACTAATGAAATGAAACATAAACAAATGTAACCAACAATATGGTTTCAAGTTGATAAATACATTGGACGAAGAGATAATTTACCTTTTAATGTCTTGAAATTAGACTCAATTTGTCATTGTTTTGAATATAAATTAATAACTTCTTTTACTGATAAATCTGTTCTATTTGTTTCATAAACATAGTATCCATCATATTTTTGATCTTCTTGTATTTTTTCTATGTCAAGTTCATAAAATGCACCTTTGTTTATAGGTTTAAAGAATCTATATTTTTTAGATCCCGCTAAATCATCACAAGAAACAAGATTATCTTTATTCATTTTCTTAGTGAAATTTTGAATTAAAATGCCTCTATCGTTTTTGTCTTTAGTTGCTCGTTTTTGACTAAAACTAATTATTTGTCTTCTAAAATGTCCATTAATTCTTTTTTTATTGTATGAAGATGCAATATCACGAGTTTTGTATATCAAACCACCATCATTTATATAATCTTTTTCATCTAATATATACTCTTTAAATTGTTTGCTTCCAGCTTTCATTCTGTATGAGATTATGTATTTTCAATTCTTAGATTCTAAAAATCTAATATTTCTATTAACACTCATTCCTTTGTCAGCAATTATAGTTACACTGTTAACTTCATAAATATCTGCAATTTCAAGCATAAATGGTATTAAAGTATTTGGATCAGCAACATTTCCTGGAAATATTTTGTAGTGTAACGGTATTCCATTTTCATCAGTTGCCATACCTATAACAATCTGGTCTTCTTTAAATTTTCCATCTTTTGAATAACCAGGTTTTTTATAACCTTCACGAGAAAATGTTTCAAAATAAGTAGTTGTTGCGTCAAATCATAATACATCAATTTTTCTATTGGTATTTGCACAAATTTTTGCATTTAAATTTCTTAAAATTTCATCTTTGTTTTTTGCTATATAGTCTAATGATCTATAAAATGAATTTTTTGAATGAGTGTCTATTTTTTCTTTTTTTGCTGTCTTATAAGTGTTAAAAACACTTATTGGATTTTTAATTCTTTGATAAATCAACTGTAAAACAACATCTTTTAATGTTGTCGATTTTGTGGGAGAACAATCATTAAAAATATTGAAATAATCAAATAGTTTTTCAACTACTTCGTAACCTTTAAACCTTTCTAAAACTTCTTTTTTGGTTTCTTTTTTCTCTTTAAAAATTTCATCTAATTTAGTTCTTGCTTGTTCTTTTGTTCAAGACAATGGAAAGTTTGCAATAATTGCTTTGATAATTGCTAGCGGATCATCGTGATATTGTTTTAATTCATGCAAATATCCATATCCTAATCTATATACAAAACCTTTGTTATCTGATCTTGGCACTCCAATTGATAAGTATTCGCCTTTTTTAACTCTTGCTATTGATGTTCTTCATTGTCTTTTTACATCATTTCTTGACTTCTTCACGTCTTTATTATATCATATTTAAGCATAAAAGCATAATAAATTATATTTTTTTATAAAAAAAATATAGCCGCTGAAAACTGAGTGTTTTCGCGACTAAGTGGGAAACGTAGGAAAAGTTAAAATAATGTAAATACTATTAGCTGTTACACATAAAAAAACTCATATAGTTAATTATTGGAAAAATAAGTTATTTTTTCATTATTTTTTTATCTTATTTTGTCAAAAAACTATTGATTTTAAATAAATTAAACACTTTTGTATAGTTAATTTTGTTAGAAAAATTAATTAACAGTAATTTAATAATAGAAAAAGAAGTATTTGAAAATACTTCTTTTTAAATAAAAATAAAATATTAAAAAAACCCAGTTTTAATTGGCTAAAAAACTGGGTTTACCATTACATTAACTCCTTTAGAATTAAATCAATTTTTATTTCATCAAAAGCAATTTTATAATAACATATATTAAAAAAATTACAAGTATTTTTTTAAAAAAAAGAAAAAATATTAAAATTTATGATAATTTTTCAATGTTTTTAAATAAGCTACTAATCCCAGATTTAGTAATTTCATAGCCCATTTTTTGCATTTCTTCAACTAGCTCATTGTATGAATAATCTGGAAAATTTAAACGTAAATTAGCTAAAACTTGCGCTTTTTTACTTAATAAATGAAATTGATTAGTTTGTTTTAAATAATTAATAATTTCAATTTGTTTTTTACCAGTAATTAATGTTTTAGTTTGATTAGAAATATCAAAATTATTTACTCTATTTATACTATTATAAACATCTCTAGAAATACGTTCATTTTCAAATTGCATTACTGAATTAGAAGCATCAATTAATTTTAAAAAATCTGAAACCATAATAGATTTTTTAATATAACAAATATATCTATTACTAGTTCTTTCTAATAATTTAAATTTAAACCCTAAATCATTAGTTAATTCAATAAAATATATGGCATCAATTTTAGTTTTAAATTGTAAATCTAAATGATAATTACTAGTTTTTGGAGAATTAACAGAACCAATAGCAGTAAAAATTCCAGCAATATAAGCTCTTAGAATAGAAGTTTTATCTTTAATTTCTTTTTTAACTTTAAAAACATAAATCTTTTGATTATTTTGATCATAAATACGTAATTTTTGTAAAAACTTATTAATATTACCAATTAGAGTTAAAACAAAATTTTTATTCTTTTTTAATACTTGAGATTGAATAATAGAAATTTCAACTTGACCATCAAAAAGTTGTCTACAAAAACTTAATAAAGTTCTTGCTATTTTATTACTAATTGTTGAAAATCTAATTTTAGAAGTATTGTTTGAAAAAATTATGTTAGAGCTATATCTAATAAAACCTGAAAGATATGCCAGTTTTTGTTCTTCATTAAAACTATGCATTACAATTTCTTCTTTTACTTCTAAGGCAAATGACATAATATCACCTTCTAATTTATTTTTCTAATTTTAAAATATTCAACTTCGTATAATCAACCTGGTTTTCTAAAAACAGATGGTAAAAGATGTTGGCTTAAGATCATACCAATCAATCCCACTATAGCTGATAATCCAATAACAAATAATGAAAAATTCTTATATTGCATAATAAATAAATGATCATTTGGGCGTTGGGCTTCTAAAGCATATCTAACAATGTTTCATACTAAAAAGTAAGAAAACATTTGCACTCCAGCTTTTGTAATTGGATAATTATTTTTATTATTTAATTTATTTAGAACATAATTTTTAATTAGTTTTTTTTCTAAATAATCTTTTGAATCTATATTATTAGTTAAATTTATATAAGTTTGTGATGCATTATCATAAATATTTTCATTCAAAGCTTTTTTTCAAGCATCTTTGCTGCTTAATTTAGTTTCAGTTGACTTTAATCAAGGATTAAAGAATTGATAAAAACTAAATTTATGATTAATTTTATAAACATTATTATTTTTATCAATTGGTTTAACAAATAATTTTCAAACATTTGGAATAATAAACATAATTACAAATCAACCTAATAATAAAGCAATTGATTCATAGAAAAAAATTGGTGATAATAAAACAACATTTCCATTTTCTAAAGAAATATTATTAATAATTTGATTTTCTCCTGAATAAATAGACAAACAATTTTTTAAAATAAAATCAGGTAAAAATAAAGGTCTTGAATGAGTTTGTAAATAAGTTGAAAAAATTTGATCAATAGCTTTATCAGAATGAGATGGAATACTGTTTGCAATTTTTGCAACTGGAGTTCCTAAAACTTCATGATTAAAGAAGTTTCCTCATCTTCCAATAGCTTGTCCTAATAAAATATTTGGAATAATACAATCAGCATAAACTAATAATGAAACTTTAGTTTTTCTACCAATTATATAAAAAATTAATAGTCCAAACTATACTTCCAACATAAACTCCACCATGAATTGCCATCCCACCTTCTCAAAATGCAAATAGTCCTCAAAAAGTTGAACCATTAGCATGTCTTCCAATTCCTTCAGCATTTAATTTACCAAAAAAAGAAGCTCCAAATAGTGAGCATGGAATAATAAAAATTACTCCAATTGCTAATTCACTTATAGATAAAT
Proteins encoded:
- a CDS encoding IS1634-like element IS1634 family transposase, whose product is MSIGVPRSDNKGFVYRLGYGYLHELKQYHDDPLAIIKAIIANFPLSWTKEQARTKLDEIFKEKKETKKEVLERFKGYEVVEKLFDYFNIFNDCSPTKSTTLKDVVLQLIYQRIKNPISVFNTYKTAKKEKIDTHSKNSFYRSLDYIAKNKDEILRNLNAKICANTNRKIDVLWFDATTTYFETFSREGYKKPGYSKDGKFKEDQIVIGMATDENGIPLHYKIFPGNVADPNTLIPFMLEIADIYEVNSVTIIADKGMSVNRNIRFLESKNWKYIISYRMKAGSKQFKEYILDEKDYINDGGLIYKTRDIASSYNKKRINGHFRRQIISFSQKRATKDKNDRGILIQNFTKKMNKDNLVSCDDLAGSKKYRFFKPINKGAFYELDIEKIQEDQKYDGYYVYETNRTDLSVKEVINLYSKQWQIESNFKTLKGKLSLRPMYLSTWNHIVGYICLCFISLVFLNYIIYILNSKLGLTGKSKITEHKVINVIKEVKEIEVFVNKQKIETIQVYNDELQESWQTYQILLELLTKEKVT
- the whiA gene encoding DNA-binding protein WhiA, with translation MSFALEVKEEIVMHSFNEEQKLAYLSGFIRYSSNIIFSNNTSKIRFSTISNKIARTLLSFCRQLFDGQVEISIIQSQVLKKNKNFVLTLIGNINKFLQKLRIYDQNNQKIYVFKVKKEIKDKTSILRAYIAGIFTAIGSVNSPKTSNYHLDLQFKTKIDAIYFIELTNDLGFKFKLLERTSNRYICYIKKSIMVSDFLKLIDASNSVMQFENERISRDVYNSINRVNNFDISNQTKTLITGKKQIEIINYLKQTNQFHLLSKKAQVLANLRLNFPDYSYNELVEEMQKMGYEITKSGISSLFKNIEKLS